The genome window TCAGCACATATCGATCATTATTTACTAGTCTTATCAAGGACCAGTACAAAGCCACATAGGTCATTTTCCAtcagtattttattttaattttttccaGGTGATATTGGCAGTACAAGTTGGCATACAGCTGGGTTTACTGGTTGCTAACCAGCATGACGGTCTGTCAAAATTAATGTCAGACCGGAATTAAAATCTTTTTCTTGGACCACAAACAAATTGAACACTAGCGAACTATCCTGGCAAATGCATCAAACATTGGATTTATTATATAAGCTCAATTTGCTGGTTCCTCTCCTCTCAAGAATTCCCcctgtttctttttctttatcctcCTTCCTTCCCTTTGCACCTTCTTTGACCTCTGTAACCCTTCTCTTCTGCACTAATCAACGAAGGTTCTTGGATACCTGATCCTAACCATAGATATTTATAACCATGATACAATAAATGTTACATCAAAACATTGGATTCATTATATAAGCTCATTCACTCCCATCGCAGCCTCGATTGTTTACGTTCATTATTTTTCTCTTTCCATGTCCCCCTCCTCAGAATTTTCCCCTTAGTTTTTCCTTCTTATTTATCTTTATCCTCCTACCTTCCCCCTAAACCTTTCTCTTTATCTATATCCTCTTCTGTACCAATCAACTTCTTGGCTCCCTAACCCTAATCATAGGAATCCACAACCATGGCAAAACAGATGTCGTGCAAAATTGAAGAGTTGGAGGAAGAAAACGGAATGTTTAGAGCCAAGAACAACAACAATCTTTAAACCCTAGTGAGACTTCGAAACTGGGGCGTAGATAACAGTAACTAGCAGAAAAACAAGGAATTAAGAAACTAATTTACTCGCGCACATAAAATTCACAGCAGTTACAAAGAATTATCGAACGGGAAACCCTCCCTACGAGCTACGAAACAACAAAAACCGATCTATGTGTCGAACAAAATGCAAACAGACAAGCCCCACTCTCCACGACAAAGTAATCGAGAGAGACCACATCCCTTCCGTACCCCAGATCAAGAACAGGGAATAGGTCGATGCAAATCAGGAAAGACGAAGTAAGGAAACGAGAAGGGGAGAcgagaaagaaagagagggagATGGAGGAGATCGGCGTACCTTCGGCGGATTTGAACCAAGAAGCAATGGGACAGACAAAAAGGGATTCCGGCATGAGGAAGGAACAATTATGCCTTATTTAAGCGCTGATGGCATCCCGTTCCCGCAATTACTATTTCATAGTTTGATACAAGcgtgcgtgtatatatatatatataaatgtatatatctatgtatgtatatatatatatatatacatatacatatatatacatatatgtatgtatatgtatatatatgtatgtatatgtatatatatatatatgtgtatatatatacatacacacacacacacatatatgtatatatatgtatatgtatatatatacatatatacatacatagatatatacatttatatatatatatatacacgcacgcttgtgtgtgtgtatgtatatatatacatatatatctatgtatatatatgtatatatacatagatatatatgtataattgtatatatgtatatgtatatatacatagatatatatgtataaatatatatatatatatatatatatatatatgcccatCACTTTGTATAGATGGGAAATTATGGATTGAAGTGTCGAACTGTTTTCATGTAGTAAAAATGTATCATTTTCTAGAGGCATGCGGCTTCAATATAGCTTGATAAGAAGATAGATTAAGTACAGACATTAATTCCATCATTATCGCATAGGAAATTGCGGTAAGGAATTAATGTATTAGCAAGCGAATTGGATTAGGAAACACAGGGAAGTAAATGAGGATAAGAGATGTTTGCATGGTTACTGGATCTGTGACTGTTTGATGGCGACGTCCAACTTAGGCCCGCAGTTCATCGCGCTCACGATCTTGGATCCCGGCATGCCATCTATGGTCCTGCGCTCCGAGCTCTTCCTCGCTATGTCCCTCATGGAAACTGCCAAGGAAAGCTTGGGGTTGAGCCGAACGGTCCTGTTGAACTTCTTGCAGAGAGAGATGTGGGAGTCCACGGCTTCTTCCATGGTCGCCGCCGGTGTCCGCTTCATCTGCTCCTTCACCGCCTCGGAGCAGAGCCCGCAGATCCATCTCCCGTGGAAGAACTCCTTGATCCGGCGTATGTACGTGGGAGTGCAGTCTTCGGACATGCCACAGCACTCGCACTCCGCGCTCTCCACGTCGTTTGCGGTCGCCTTCTCGTTCAACTCCTCCATGATCTTGATGGCGTTCATGGTTGGCTCGCCCGATGAGAGCGCTTGATCCTTCCGCTGGGCCATCTGTCGTCGCATAAAGGAGGTGAGAGGGTAGGAAGTCAAGCACGGTGATGTATAACACACAACGAACATCAAAACGGAGACTCGCTTGCATGCAGAGAGGCTCTCCACATTGAGAGAACCAAGTGTTCTTCAAAGATGCTCTCTCTCACTGCGTCGACTTTGTTGCTAACTGCATGACGCCTCCTTGATTACGTAGCTTCTTTCTACTGttccttgattatttatttaCGTCCTTGTGAACAGATCATTCATCGTGTCATAGTTTCTTGTGTTGCTTTTATGATTACGGGGCCAACTCGAAGACAGATTAAAGAGCGAGTGCATGCCACATGCACATGAATAGCAGCGACGAGCTGCAGAAAGATCATGCTAGCTTGAGCCTCCAGGAGACCTCGATCATGCTACTTTGCTTCATCCAAAAATGGAATCAGCATTTTCTGGTGGATCTTAGAGTTATATGAGCATTTCTCCTCGCTCTTGATCATAATATaacacaaaaaagaagaagaataaaagaaaggAAGCCCTGCAGAGTTTTAGATGAATAACAATAAACTAGGATACATATGACACAAACTTGCAAAAGATGAGACATGGTTCTTCCTCTTTTGTAGAGAGCTCGGACTGCATGTTTCAACTTGAAACAGGTAAGCTTCCTCTTTATAAAAGGTGGAAAGCTTAGAGTTGCAAAGGGGGAGGGAGTGGGGGAGAGAGAGATGTTATCAAGATGAAGCCACATAAAAAATATTTCCAGAGGAACAAAAGTGCAAAGACCAACTTTCTCCATCACCATCCATATACGATCAGCAAGAAGACAAGAAGCAAAGTGAGATATGATGGTTACCTTGCGGTGGAACAGATGTGATTCTTGCTCTTGTTTGGAAAGTTTGGACTGCATCCCCACTTGAAGCAATGTAAACCTCTATTGTTCTACTAATGGGTTGATGAGATTGCCTTCTCCCCTCCTTTATAGATAGCAAAAAGTGGAACAGTGTTTAGATCAGGCCTTCTGCAAAAAGTCACTAAAGATGGAACCTGCGGTTGCAGACGGCTTCTTGCATGTTTCGCCATTACGCTTCAAATTGCTGCAACTGGCGGCCTACGTTGAGAGCGCGCACTGTGGAAGGGCGTGTGAGCGAAGACACAGGAACTGCATCGCCCATGTGTATGCACCAAAACCTTGGAGATGGCAGGAGTTCGACATCCAAAAGGCAGGGAATGTTAGACTTGTCGAGATCGGCACTCGTGATCCCTCACGAGCTGCAACTCGAACCTAAAAGTTGAGCAGGGAGAAAAGTTTCCGATGGCTAATATCTCGACTAGCAATACGAGATATTTGCGTCGTCTTTTCCCCAAGTAACATCTGCAATTTGTtacggagaaagaagaagaagaagaatctaaAGGAGAAAACTAGTACGTATAGTTTGTCCTGATGTAGCTTTACGTCCGAAGACTCGGTTGATTTGTGTGGTTAACGTAGTGCTGAAATCTAAACTCTTCTTTCTCGTGA of Musa acuminata AAA Group cultivar baxijiao chromosome BXJ2-3, Cavendish_Baxijiao_AAA, whole genome shotgun sequence contains these proteins:
- the LOC103980039 gene encoding uncharacterized protein LOC103980039, yielding MAQRKDQALSSGEPTMNAIKIMEELNEKATANDVESAECECCGMSEDCTPTYIRRIKEFFHGRWICGLCSEAVKEQMKRTPAATMEEAVDSHISLCKKFNRTVRLNPKLSLAVSMRDIARKSSERRTIDGMPGSKIVSAMNCGPKLDVAIKQSQIQ